The following proteins are encoded in a genomic region of Gossypium hirsutum isolate 1008001.06 chromosome D05, Gossypium_hirsutum_v2.1, whole genome shotgun sequence:
- the LOC107903899 gene encoding 3-oxoacyl-[acyl-carrier-protein] reductase 4: MAAVTGSNVVALKPAARLADPTDRKFVQIRQWSPISAGFGSVQARPCIGLQCQSKRSFASPGVKAQVATVEQASIEAAQNVEAPVAIVTGASRGIGKAVALALGKAGCKVLVNYARSSKEAEEVSKEIESYGGQAVTFGGDVSKEADVEGMIKTAVDTWGTVDILINNAGITRDTLLMRMKKSQWQEVIDLNLTGVFLCTQAAAKIMMKKKKGKIINIASVVGLVGNIGQANYSAAKAGVIGLTKTVAREYASRNINVNAVAPGFIASDMTAKLGEDLEKRILETIPLGRYGQPEEVAGLVEFLAINPASNYITGQVFTIDGGMVM; the protein is encoded by the exons ATGGCTGCTGTTACCGGATCCAATGTCGTCGCTCTAAAACCCGCCGCGAGGCTTGCTGATCCTACTGACCGAAAATTTGTTCAGATTCGGCAATGGTCTCCGATTTCCGCCGGATTCGGATCGGTTCAGGCTCGGCCCTGCATCGGTCTCCAGTGCCAATCGAAACGATCATTTGCGTCCCCCG GTGTAAAAGCTCAGGTTGCCACTGTTGAACAAGCCAGCATTGAAGCAGCTCAAAACGTAGAAGCTCCCGTAGCCATAGTTACTGGAGCTTCTAGAGGCATCGGTAAAGCAGTTGCGTTGGCTTTAGGTAAAGCAGGTTGCAAG GTCCTAGTGAATTATGCCAGATCATCAAAGGAGGCTGAAGAAGTCTCAAAAGAG attgaGTCGTATGGTGGTCAGGCTGTTACTTTTGGTGGAGATGTTTCAAAAGAAGCTGATGTAGAAGGAATGATAAAGACT GCTGTTGATACATGGGGAACTGTTGATATATTGATAAACAATGCAG GAATCACTCGGGATACTCTgttgatgagaatgaagaaatCACAATGGCAGGAGGTTATTGATCTGAATCTTACAGGAGTGTTTCTTTGTACACAG GCAGCAGCCAAAATCATGATGAAGAAGAAAAAG GGAAAGATAATTAATATAGCATCAGTTGTTGGTCTGGTTGGCAACATCGGGCAAGCTAACTACAGTGCTGCTAAAGCAGGTGTTATTGGTTTGACAAAGACTGTTGCAAGGGAATATGCCAGCAGAAACATTAAT GTCAATGCTGTTGCCCCAGGATTTATTGCATCTGATATGACAGCCAAGCTTGGGGAAGACCTCGAGAAGAGAATCTTGGAAACAATTCCCTTAG GAAGGTATGGTCAACCAGAAGAAGTTGCAGGACTGGTCGAATTTTTGGCCATAAACCCTGCGTCTAATTACATCACTGGACAG GTGTTCACCATTGATGGAGGAATGGTCATGTAA